One segment of Primulina huaijiensis isolate GDHJ02 unplaced genomic scaffold, ASM1229523v2 scaffold25443, whole genome shotgun sequence DNA contains the following:
- the LOC140967614 gene encoding adenosylhomocysteinase-like, producing the protein MALLVDKTTSGREYKVKDMSQADFGRLEIDLAEVEMPGLMASRAEFGPSQPFKGAKITGSLHMTIQTAVLIETLTSLGAEVRWCSCNIFSTQDHAAAAIARDSAAVFAWKGETLQEYWWCTERALDWGPGGGPDLIVDDGGDTTLLIHEGVKAEAEYEKTGKVPDPNSTDNAEFQIVLTLIRDGLKSDPKKYTKMLDRLVGVSEETTTGVKRLYQMQASGTLLFPAINVNDSVTKSKFDNLYGCRHSLPDGLMRATDVMIAGKVGVVCGYGDVGKGCAMALKQAGARVIVTEIDPICALQALMEGFQVLTLEDVVSEADIFVTTTGNKDIIMVSHMRKMKNNAIVCNIGHFDNEIDMHGLETFPGVQRIVIKPQTDRWVFPDTKSGVIVLAEGRLMNLGCATGHPSFVMSCSFTNQVIAQLELWKEKRTGKYEKKVYVLPKHLDEKVASLHLGKLGARLTKLTQDQADYVSLPVEGPYKPPHYRY; encoded by the exons ATGGCTCTTTTGGTGGACAAGACAACCTCCGGCCGGGAGTACAAGGTCAAGGATATGTCCCAGGCAGATTTCGGCCGCCTCGAGATCGATCTCGCCGAGGTCGAGATGCCGGGTTTAATGGCTTCCCGGGCTGAATTCGGGCCATCCCAGCCCTTCAAAGGCGCCAAGATCACCGGCAGCCTTCACATGACTATCCAGACCGCTGTTTTGATCGAAACCTTGACTTCGTTGGGAGCCGAGGTGAGATGGTGTTCATGCAACATCTTCTCCACGCAAGATCACGCCGCTGCCGCCATTGCGCGAGACAGCGCCGCCGTTTTCGCGTGGAAGGGGGAGACCTTGCAGGAATACTGGTGGTGCACCGAAAGGGCTCTTGATTGGGGGCCCGGTGGTGGTCCCGATTTGATTGTTGATGATGGTGGTGACACTACTTTGTTGATCCACGAAGGTGTGAAGGCTGAGGCCGAGTATGAGAAAACAGGTAAGGTTCCGGACCCGAATTCTACTGATAATGCCGAGTTTCAGATTGTTCTCACTTTGATTCGAGATGGGCTGAAGTCTGATCCCAAGAAGTACACGAAGATGTTAGATAGATTGGTTGGTGTGTCTGAAGAGACAACCACTGGTGTTAAGAGGTTGTATCAGATGCAGGCTAGTGGCACTCTTCTTTTCCCTGCTATCAATGTCAACGATTCTGTCACCAAGAGCAAG TTTGATAACTTATACGGATGCCGTCACTCCCTTCCCGATGGACTGATGAGGGCCACTGATGTGATGATAGCTGGGAAAGTAGGTGTCGTTTGTGGCTATGGAGATGTCGGCAAGGGCTGTGCTATGGCCTTAAAACAAGCTGGAGCGCGAGTGATTGTAACGGAGATTGATCCAATCTGTGCCCTTCAAGCTCTCATGGAAGGCTTCCAAGTCCTGACCCTCGAAGATGTAGTCTCTGAAGCTGACATCTTTGTCACCACCACTGGTAACAAGGATATCATAATGGTTTCCCACATGAGAAAGATGAAAAATAATGCCATTGTGTGCAATATTGGTCACTTTGACAATGAAATCGACATGCATGGCCTCGAGACTTTCCCTGGCGTACAAAGGATCGTCATAAAACCTCAAACCGACCGCTGGGTTTTCCCCGACACGAAGTCTGGGGTCATTGTTTTGGCCGAGGGTCGTTTGATGAACCTGGGCTGTGCTACAGGGCACCCTAGTTTCGTGATGTCGTGCTCTTTTACAAACCAAGTCATAGCTCAACTCGAGCTGTGGAAGGAGAAGAGGACTGGCAAATACGAGAAGAAAGTTTATGTCTTGCCTAAGCATCTCGATGAGAAAGTTGCATCTCTCCATCTCGGAAAGCTCGGTGCCAGGCTCACGAAGCTTACCCAGGACCAGGCTGATTATGTCAGCCTTCCAGTGGAGGGTCCTTACAAGCCTCCTCATTACAGATACTAA